In Brachionichthys hirsutus isolate HB-005 unplaced genomic scaffold, CSIRO-AGI_Bhir_v1 contig_808, whole genome shotgun sequence, a genomic segment contains:
- the LOC137915942 gene encoding regulator of G-protein signaling 17-like — protein sequence MRKRQAAHIEAPPQAPGQPRPNTCCLCWCGCCKCLWTEDRLERSERQACTKMDSIEDADEQPPSLEDVLSWSRSFEFMLRSLEGREVFRDFLRSEYSEDNLLFWLACEDLKTETSCAVVDEKARIIYEDYVSILSPKEVSLDSRVREGINQTIAEPSSLMYEEAQFQIYTLMHRDSFPRFLNSSVYRDLLANRRRACLDT from the exons ATGAGAAAAAGGCAGGCGGCACATATCGaggcccccccccaggcccccgGACAGCCCCGACCCAAcacctgctgcctctgctggtGCGGCTGCTGCAAGTGTCTTTG GACTGAAGACAGGCTGGAGAGGAGTGAACGACAGGCCTGCACCAAGATGGACAGTATTGAAGACGCAGATGAACA acCCCCCAGTCTGGAAGATGTTCTGTCGTGGTCACGGAGCTTTGAGTTTATGCTGCGCTCTCTGGAGGGCCGGGAGGTCTTCAGAGACTTCTTGCGCTCAGAGTACAGTGAGGACAACCTCCTCTTCTGGTTGGCCTGTGAAGATCTGAAAACGGAGACTAGTTGTGCAGTGGTGGATGAGAAAGCCAGGATCATATACGAAGACTATGTGTCCATATTATCGCCCAAAGAG GTGAGTCTGGACTCTCGGGTGAGAGAAGGAATAAACCAGACAATAGCCGAGCCCAGCAGCCTGATGTACGAGGAGGCGCAGTTCCAGATCTACACCCTGATGCACCGCGACTCCTTCCCCCGTTTCCTCAACTCCTCTGTTTACAGAGACCTCCTGGCCAACAGGAGGCGCGCCTGCCTCGACACCTAG